In Phaeobacter porticola, one DNA window encodes the following:
- a CDS encoding SDR family NAD(P)-dependent oxidoreductase has protein sequence MFAGQTWWIVGASEGLGRAIAQQLDAAGARLVLSARSEERLQDLAGELGNATALPLDVTDSDAISAAVAQIGKVDGILYCAGAYDPMPAQEWDADKVELICDVNFMGAIRVVGRVVPQMVAANAGHIVLIGSLAGHTGLPGATGYGASKSAVMHMAENLQADLFQTPIKIQVINPGFIKTRLTEKNDFNMPMIQTPEEAAEACVKAMKSGRFSTSFPAPFAWIFTIGKYLPRTLFLRLIGAGR, from the coding sequence ATGTTTGCGGGGCAAACCTGGTGGATCGTCGGCGCAAGTGAAGGACTGGGCCGCGCAATTGCACAGCAGTTGGATGCAGCCGGAGCGCGGCTGGTGCTTTCGGCCCGCAGCGAGGAGCGATTGCAGGACCTCGCGGGCGAATTGGGAAACGCCACCGCCCTCCCGCTGGATGTGACTGACAGTGATGCGATCAGCGCCGCTGTTGCCCAAATCGGCAAGGTGGATGGCATCCTCTACTGCGCAGGCGCCTACGACCCGATGCCCGCGCAGGAATGGGACGCCGACAAGGTTGAGCTGATCTGTGATGTGAACTTCATGGGGGCCATTCGTGTGGTCGGCCGTGTCGTGCCTCAGATGGTGGCCGCCAACGCCGGGCACATCGTTCTGATCGGCTCCCTCGCTGGTCATACGGGTCTTCCAGGCGCCACAGGCTATGGCGCATCCAAATCCGCCGTTATGCACATGGCGGAAAATCTCCAGGCGGATCTATTCCAGACCCCAATCAAGATCCAAGTGATCAATCCCGGTTTCATCAAGACCCGGCTGACCGAAAAAAATGACTTCAACATGCCGATGATCCAGACGCCAGAAGAAGCCGCCGAGGCCTGTGTGAAGGCGATGAAGAGCGGACGCTTCAGCACCAGTTTCCCCGCCCCGTTTGCCTGGATTTTCACCATCGGCAAATACCTGCCGCGGACATTATTCCTGCGGTTGATAGGGGCTGGCAGATGA